Proteins from a genomic interval of Cucumis melo cultivar AY chromosome 7, USDA_Cmelo_AY_1.0, whole genome shotgun sequence:
- the LOC127150388 gene encoding protein ALP1-like — protein sequence MDRRTFAILCHMLRIVTGLSLIEVIDVEEMVAMFLHILAHDVKNHVIQREFVRLDCLEALDKTYIKVNIHAADRPMFRTHKEEIVTNVLDICDIKGDFIYVLASWEGSAPESRISRDAFARPNGLQVPKGYYYLCDAGYPNTERFLTSYRGQRYHLQEWCGAGNAPTNAKEYFNMKHYSTRNVIERVFDLLKGRWTILHTKSYYPLQVQCRTILACCLLDNLINKEMPNCDDIDDFNEGDSAYTMTNTREYI from the exons ATGGACAGGCGAACATTCGCTATTCTATGCCATATGCTTAGAATTGTAACTGGTCTTTCTTTGATAGAGGTTAttgatgttgaggaaatggttgCGATGTTCTTGCACATTCTTGCCCATGATGTGAAGAACCACGTAATTCAACGAGAGTTTGTACGGTTAG ATTGTCTTGAGGCGTTGGACAAGACGTACATCAAGGTTAACATCCATGCAGCAGATCGCCCTATGTTTAGAACACATAAGGAGGAAATTGTGACTAATGTACTCGACATTTGCGACATTAAAGGGGATTTCATATATGTCCTCGCCAGTTGGGAAGGATCTGCACCAGAGTCGCGGATTTCGCGGGATGCCTTTGCACGACCCAATGGACtgcaagtgccaaagg gatattattatctgtgcgatgcggGTTATCCAAACACTGAGAGATTTCTTACCTCGTACAGAGGCCAAAGGTACCACTTGCAAGAGTGGTGTGGTGCTGGAAATGCCCCAACCAATGCAAAGGaatacttcaacatgaagcactatTCTACGAGGAATGTGATTGAGCGCGTGTTCGATCTTCTAAAGGGTCGTTGGACAATACTTCATACGAAGTCATACTATCCCCTTCAAGTGCAATGTCGCACCATCCTAGCATGTTGCCTGCTGGACAATTTGATAAACAAGGAAATGCCCAATTGCGATGACATTGACGACTTTAACGAGGGGGATTCTGCGTACACCATGACCAACACTAGAGAATACATTTAA